The nucleotide window CCCCGAAGCTGTACACGTCACTCTTATCCGTCAACCGGAACGACCGGTGGTAATCCGGGTCCAGGTAACCCGGAGTACCCTGAGGCCCGGTCCAAACGTACCCCGAACTCGACGACGTCGTTTCCGGGAACACCAAAAGCCTCGACAGCCCGAAATCCCCGACTTTAATTCTCATGTCTCTTTCCACGAAAATATTAGACGAAGTTATGTCTCTGTGAACCACCGGAGGCACCACCGAGAAATGCAAGTACTCCATAACCATGGCGGTTTGCAAAGCTATATCAACCCTCACCTGCCACGTCATCGACCCTTTCCGGTAGAGGCTCTTCGGGCCGTGGAGATGGTCGGCGAGAGTGCCGTTGGGGACGTAATCATAGACCAACAGAAGGCCCCTGGGATCGCTGCAGTAGCCGTGGAGCTTGACGAGGTTAGGATGGTCAATTGAGGAGAGGATTAGGATTTCGTTGCAGAAGCACTTGTTGGAGAAGGCCTTGCCGGAGGCGGCGGAGTGGTGGGGCTTGTGGAGGTACTTTACGGCGACGACGCGGCTGTCGTAGAGCTGGCCCAGGTAGACCGACCCGAACCCGCCGTCGCCGATTTTGCGCTTGGTGTCGAATTTGTTGGTGGATGATTCCAGCTCTTCGTAGGTGAATACCGGCGGGAGGAGACTGGCGGAGCGGTGGCGCTGGAGGAACAATGTGGTCGGGTCTTCTTCTGTGGCGGAGGAGTGTAGTCTTCTTCTGGACCTGATTATGGCCAAAGAAACAGAAGCCATAACCATCAAACAAGTCACTGCCAAGACCGAGCACAAAATGGCGACGCGATGGGGGTTGTGCTTGCTAATCCATGGGGGTGAGagttgagctttggtgtggagACACAGGAATTGCCGTGATGGGTCGGAGGAATTGAAGCCGCATATGCCGCTGTTGGCTTCGCAATCTCTGCAGCTTGAGAAGTAAGAATCTTGAGCTTCGTCCCACTCGAGCTCGATCCCGAGTTGGAGGAAGTTGTCAAGATATCCCAAGACATCGTCTTGGCAGCCCTGGTTGGGAACAGAGCTGCGACTAGATCCACAGCCAGGGAGTAGCTTGACCGGGCTCTTTATGAGCTTGCATTCCCAGGGACAATGGCTGCAATTAGGAAGATTTGGCGGGGAGCAAGGTTTGAGAACAGAGAGGCGGTTACAGGAACCGTCGGAGAAGCGAAAGGGGGAAGAGGAGAGGTTGATGGAGCGGCTGGGGATTGAGAGAAAGTGAGGGGATGAGCAGTTGCTAGTGCTAAGGGATTTAGCTTTAATTGTCGAGTTGGTGATGtagggggagagaaggagagaTGTGGAGTTGGGCTCGTAGTGGAGGAGGGAGAAAGCGAGGTTGTTAATGGTGATTATGGAGTGATTTGCGTAGCATTTGATTTGGAAAGAGGGGTGGCCACAGCCAGGTGAGAAAGAGAAGGGAAAAGGAGGAGTTGAAGTAAAGGTTGGGCATAGAGATTGATGGTGCGGTGAGCATAAGTGCGAGTGGACTGAGGAAATGAGGCCAAGaactgagaagaagaagaagacacagGCAGCAAGCGACGGAGGCATGGAGGAGGAAGTGAGAGAGGGAATCAGAAGTCTTGGAATGAATGTGAGGAAAGAGACGAGTGGGGTTGTGGCCTAGAGAGTAGAGAGTCACGTGAAGGAGTCAAGTCTGGAGAGAAGACAAAGACAAAAGGCTCGAAAATGGTGGAGGACGAATGGAGAGGTGGGTTGAAAAATCCGAGTAGACTCCTGCTTTTCTTAGTCTTCTTTCGTTTTCAGTGGTCATAATGCatttttaactttttacttTTGGAATGTAACATGGCATTCACAGTTCCATACTTTCCACACGTATTTTCACTTTCTGGCTCtgagaaaaaattgaaaacaacagTGGGCGAAGTCCTTGCTGATAATGATTGGCTGATTAGTAAATAATGGCTAACATTCTAACAATAAGCATAAAGTATATGTGTGCAAGGATTAGGAGTCAAAAGCTACATCTTCAAAATTCAATTCACACTAGCACCAAAATTTTTATTGACATGTAAAATTTTATTatattcagaccaaaaaaaagtaaaattttatTATTAGAATTATAAGACGATCATGATTCAGAGAAATGTAAAAAGTAAACATTAGTTGATTCAATAGTCTCTAACTCTGTAAATTTTATATAACACATTACATGAATTTTGTACAATCGAGATTTATCTTATTTCCTCTCTCATAAAAACTTGCAAGTTACTCGGGAATACTAAGCTCGGTAGGAGAGTTGGATGCCAAAACGAAAGCATTTGACAAATTGGGGtgaaaagtgaaaacttagACCAGACTTTTTGACTATTTTTTCATGGGTAGGTGCCAAGAACCCAAGTGCTGATGTTACAGTTTTTTATATGTTGTCGATTTCTGTGGAAATTATTAAAAGATTATAATCTATGATTAAGTTAGGTGCAGCCGTGCAGCATTGCAGGAATAGTAACCTAGGCGTCCCTGCTGCACAGTTCAAACTCCAAAGATCAAAGCTGAGACCCTAATCTAATATATTTCTTGAGCACAGAGCTTTCGGTTTAGGGCCACGTGCTGGCCCATAACATGACCTAATGCATTATAGGCGTACTACAAGGCATCTCATTTCAGGCCCAGAAACACAAAAGCCTGGCCCAATAAAATGTTGATGAATTGCCCGAATTGCCACCGTCATTGTGTCGCTATCAGTATCACCATCGGTTAGACCTCCGACGTTCACGGTCGTTTTGTAccatatttgatgaaattgtGATCTATCAAACAAAGCCTACAATCAATCGGACACTGAAAGCAACAAGTTTGCTTACATGAGTGGAGAAGTTGGCGacattttccttttatttttcacgATAAGATAAGCTCTATCCCTATCCATATTTTCTGTGTTTTTGTTACCTTGCGCGACATGTAGAATATTGATTCATATACACTGCCTTTATATGTTTGCTTGTGATTAGTTAATTGTAGATCTCAGAAATCGTGCTATTGATAAACATAGTAAAAAGAGTTATATGTTTTTGGATAAGTACTCAACTAATTGACAACAGTAACATCCATTGCTAAATTTTCTAAAAATCCTAGCAGTTCGTGTTCAGGGGTGGCGACACTTCTCTAGCTATCATGATCTTCCTTTTCTCGAGCCAAAGTGAGTTTCATCTTTGCAAAAAAGAGCTCGTTGTTTCAATATTGCTCGGCTCTCGCCTCTTGTAAGACCGACGAATCGTAGGCAGTTTTTCTGATTTTAACTCAGAGAGCGATGAAACTATTATATTGTTTACCGATTCTTATAGATATGTGTTTTATTCCATGATAGATCTTCAATATTATACCATAAAAGGCCTTTGTTGATTTACAAAAACTTTCCTCTTACAATTAATTTGCGAGGCATGGCGAGGGATGACCAATGGATCTTCTTTTAATTCAATCAATTTGTCACCATGCAgtgaattgtttgtgatttggtTTTAGTCGTTTTACCATACAGTGAAtcgttctcaaaaaaaaaaaataagtaccCCCTCCCTTGGgtataagagcaactccaacagcttctctataatttttgtattatagagaagcaaaagtcaaacctttagcatatttttcttctccaactccaatagatttcctagtttacagtaatctataaaatctccatattcttctttaaaattttagagtttgctataaatatagggaatttggttttctctctcctcactttccctaaaatagagatagttatagggaatctgttggagcaaaagagactcatttttctctaaagtagagaaaaatcaaaatataggaaatctgttggagttgcttaaATACTTTGACTTCAGGAAGAGTACTTCAATTCTCAGCAAGTCCAGCCCGCCTGTATGAGCTTCTAGACGATACGCAAAACCAGACCTTGACACATACGCGTCGACATACACGACGAAGCTCGGTCAATTACTACGGTCCCATTTTATTCCTTCTTGAAGCGCGTGAACCGCACCTCCCTTCCGCCCCAATAAATATTGTTCCAACCTCGAAACTTCATGATCGTTATTCGTCAATGAAGCCTTGATCAAGCCCCAAGTCCCAGCCCGCGCATTTTCCTCCCATCTTCGGCTGATTGAGACCTAATTAGAAAAGCACGACTTGAATGCCAAGCAAACAATAAAGCCCCAACACAATCGACCTTTTCATCTTATAAGAAATTCTCGGCCGAATATATAGTATCAGATAGACATAACTTTATTATTCATGGAGATCTTTAACAAGTACAAAGCGGTGAAGCTCCGGAGCCACCTGGAAAAGTATCTGGTCGCCGACGAAGATCAAAAGACCGTACGACAGAGCCGGAGGGGAAGTAACTCCAGAAACGCGAGATGGACGGTGGAGCTGGTCGAGAACAAACCCCACGTCATACGACTCAAGAGCTGCTACGGCCTCTACCTTACCGCAACCGACATGGCGTTTCTGTTAGGCGCCACAGGAGAAAAAGTGCTTCAGACGGAAGCCGATAGGCTCTGCGACTGGAAGTTCGAGTTCGAGCCTATAAAAGACGGGTTTCAGATCAAGTTCAGAACATGGTGCGGGAAGTACTTACGAGCTAACGGTGGACCGCCGCCGTGGAGAAACACTGTTACACATGATGATCCAACCACGTCGTCAACGAGGAATTGGATTTTGTTTGACGTAGAAGGGGCGGAGGTTCCGGTGTCGGAGTCCGTTACGGACTTTTTGCTGTCGCAGCAGTCGAGTTTTTCATCGTTTAATTCCGATGAGATTGATAATGGTACGGAGTATGGATCGCCGATGGCGGTTTTTTCTCCAAGGTCGCCGAAGACGTCGTCGGTTTTTTCTAAGAGGTCCTTTTTCTCAGCCAGGTCGCCGTGGAATTCTCCGAAAGTTTCTTCAAAACAGCTATTACTTCAGCAGGTATGTTCTCGATCTTCAATTATCTTCTTAGTCTTGATTAATTTGATAATTGATTAGTCAAGGTGTTTCTTATGAGTTATGATGCAAAATAATAATTTGGATAGTGATATAAGAATCAATCATGAATTACTTGAGGCTTGAGGCTTGAGGCTTGGAGCCTAGTGTTTGGATTAATCTAGTGCCATTAGTTAGGCAAGTCAAGCGTTTGGAAAGCAATTACTACTACCTCTGATGAGGTCTGGTGACTCATATAGTTTGCATCCAGGGTCATGGTTCATGCATGTACATTTCAAAATGTGTAATCAATCATTCTTATAGACAACAATTTGTCTATCAAGTCACACCAATTCCCTTATCACGAACTTTTCACACACATTTTCACACTTGCGTATATAGGTATCGAGGGCTGAGACCTTTAGGTTAAGGGCAACTAAGGAAGTTAGGTAAGgttcacaaagattcaccaaaaaacaaaagttaaGGTTCACAAAGAGTGCAATAGGGTCACaaaaatgcaattaattaaCCCAAAAATTAAAGCTCATTAATCAAATAGTTAATGGACTATGAATCCAAGTCGTTGATCATTCCAACTTGGTAATCAAATAAACAATCTTGATTAACAAGTCAAAGTATGTATGAATGTGTAGAGGATTCTTAAACAAGTTCAAGTTGCCTACTTGGAAGTTTAACAAGAAAGTTAAGTATATTTGCTTGAGACCCTTGAATTATGACATGTTATATTGTTATATATTGAAGTGGCTTCTTTATCTAGATTCTAAAGTCAGAGAGTTTAGGTGCCCAAATAAACCTGCACCAACCCTTATATAAAAAAAGGAACAGAAtggaaacaaaaggaaaaacctGCACCAACCTTTCTGCACTACAGCTTAATGGGAAGGACACATAAACCGCACTAGTTGTAAACACAAGCACCTTTGGTCAACTTTTCACTCCTCATGTCGTTTTATATTAGTGATTGATTTCATCATCTTGATATGGTTAGTAGTTAATCATCTCTATCATGAAATCACCCAAAATGAACTTGAACTATGGTGAGTGATCAATTCTACCCTCACAATATATTTCTTGCCATGAAAAGAAAACTTATTATCAAACAACCATCCTTTTGATGTTTTCAAGTTTTTAACAATAAAAGTCTATTGGTTATTTGGTTAAGAATTTTGTAATTCTTCTCTCGCCATCATTACGCGTTGCGTCCTTGCTAGTTTATTCATTTATTATCCAACTACTCAATTAAGATGAAgggtatttttgaaattttaagtATAATACTAGTGATATTTATagggtaatttttttttgaaatttcctACTTAGTTATTATACTACTAATAAttcatttattcatttattgCTAGTTCGACCAATAAGTAAGATGAAgggtatttttgaaattttaagcGAATTTTTTTACTtatttgtttatgagttatttttttcatggtgagattAATGTAGTAGCCTATCAACCTGACTAGGGATGATAATAGGGAGGGTAGGATACGAGGATTAAAATACCATCCCATACTCGAATTCATTCCCCATCCCTGTACCCGCCATAATCTCCGTAATACGATATTACCCCCCAATCTCCGTTAACTATACTACTAGTTTATTATATGaaaattcatacaaataatTGTAAAATGTAAAAGTACGAAGTTAAAATCAAATATGTTCATAAAAAtacttttattaaaataatctttcttttttgaaCAAAATTTATTAAGAGATTCTAAATATCGTagaagtttacataaatatttaattataaattataccagtaaatatatatatatatatatatatatttcaaataaTTCTGATTGGGTGGGTATATATGGGGGTATCCGTTTCCTGCTCGATGGTGGTTTTTGCCACACCTAAACCTGACAGAGTCCTATGTCGTGAACGTCGTTGTCGAATAAATAACTATAAAACAGAATAAGTAGAAGAATATGGGCTCTTCCCAAACCCATGAAGAGATGAGGCGAGGGCCCAGATCATTTACCCGCACACGGAACCTAGAAAGAAACCCGTCCACGCATGGGACACGTACGCTTAGAACCGCGTGGTCCAATTAGGCCCGTGACGGGCGCTGACCACCCTTGTCGTTGCTCATTAACATATATAAAGTTTTCACACTTCCAACACCATCTGTCTGAAACTGAAAAGTCTGAAACCAAATCCAATCGAATCCAATCCTTTTCTGTCTTTGTTTTTTGAACTCTCGAACTCAAATCTTTTCCTCCTCACTTTTGTGTGTTTCAGACCAATTCGAACAAGTTCCGAATCGGAATGGAGCTCTTCCTGAACGCAAAGGCGGTGCGCCTCCGCAGCCACCACGACAAGTACCTCTTAGCCGAAGAAGACGAAGAGTCCGTCACCCAAGACCGCAACGGCTCCTCCAAAACCGCCAAGTGGACCGTCGAGCTCGTACCCGGATCCGACTCCGTGATCCGACTCAAGAGCTGCTTCGGCAAGTACCTCACCGCCTCCAACCAGCCCTTCCTTCTCGGCATGACCGGCCGCAAAGTCCTGCAGACGCTTCCCCGGCGGCTCGATTCTTCTGTCGAGTGGGAGCCGGTCAGGGACAGGAATCAGGTGCGGCTCAAGACCCGCTACGGGAACTTCCTGCGGGCCAATGGGGGCTTGCCACCGTGGCGGAACTCGGTGACTCATGATGTTCCTCATAGAACAGCCACCCAGGATTGGGTTCTGTGGGAAGTTGATATAGTTGAGATACAGGTGCAGTCTCCGGCGGGTAGACCCGCGGGGCCTCCGCCGCTTCCGCATTCGGACTCTTTGGATTTCGAGTCCAGCTCTCCGTCGGCTGCTTCAGTCAAGTCATCGGCCAGTTTCGCAAGACAAGAGGTTGGTATATTCGGTGATTGGTTGAAGTTTTTGTATGTTTTGATTTCGGTTTTGGAGTATTGAGTTGTGTGTTAAAATGCTGCAGTCGAATGATTCTTTTGTGGAGTCGCCGCCCAAGGCGGAAGGGAGGACTATATACTACCATATAGTGGAAGATAATGGCGATGTGGCTGATGAAGCTGTGCAGGGTTACTCTATGATCTTTAAAGGAAATGGTGTTGAGGAATTGACTCGTAAATTGGAGGAAGAGACGGGGATTGAAGGTCTTGTTGTCTGTGCTCGAAGCCCTTTGAATGGCCAGCTCTTCCCTCTTCGATTGCAGTTACCTCCAAACAATGTGACTATGCATGTTGTGGTGATCTTATCTTCTTCAAAAGGTAAGGCTTCCTCTTGTGCGTAACTTTTGTAAATTGATGGTCATTTCTGTGATTTGTGATATCCTTTTGCCGTAATTTAGTGAACTATGTTAGCATTAGTTATATCTGCTCTAGTCTTGTGATAATAGAGATGTAGAATTACCTGCCCGTTTAAGATCAAGGACAATGAACTCAGCATTGCAAACCTTATAAGCAGTTGTTATCAGAGTATCAGTTGCATATTTTTAGATTACTCGTGTGCTTATACAATCAGCCTGTAGAAATTTGAACCATTAGACATCTTGCAGGTTAACCATTCAGTCCATTAGTTTCTAGTCTAGAATAGTTAAGCTCAGGAAATGTAGTTGTAGAATTGATAAAGTGAGGAAGTCTCTGTTCCATACCTACCATGCTTGAAACACAATACATACTTGCCAttcttttctcatttttcatatCTACCATGATTGAAACACAATCCATACTTGTCAttcttttctcatttttcataacTACCATTATTGAAAGACAATCCATACTTATGCTCATTCTCCCTTCCTTTTTGTATAACAGCGGCTCAAGATCTTGAGAAAAAAGGTTTATTATGAGAGGCACCGGTTTGGAATCACAGTTTTGGTCAGGCAACAATACCCCATTCCTTGATCTGTACATATTTAGGAACTCTATGCATCGGTATACCTTAAAAAGATTCGAATCAACCATATTTAGTTGATGTCTCTACAGCTAAACATATGCAGTCCAGTTGAAGGACATATCGATCTTCGTTGTGCCGCAAGGACGTACTAGTATGGATACCCTGAAATAATGCTTGTTTTTGGGGATTTCTGGAATCTGTAAAATTCATATTCTAAGCGTATCAGCTTTGAGAGAGATGTGCGATTTGATGAGCAGCACCTAGTTTTTTCTTTGGAGAAATGTCTGATTGGTTTTTAGCTGTTAAATTATTAGcggatttttttatttagttgATTTGCTTATTAagtatattctgtatatatatcatatatgtaatGCTAGTTTCAAATCTGTGGAACGTGATTTTTACTCCACTCAGACTTTCGGCCACTTCCGACGGCTAACGTTACGTGTGAAGAGCCACCTCCAGAACGTGTTAGAAAATTGTTAAATAAATGATGTTCAATCAATCATAGTGTGCCAACTAGCAATATAGATCAGAGTACTTTGGATTTTCTTGATCTGTCGGCTTTCACGCGATGGTGAGAGGTTACCAATAATCCGTACAGCAGCGGATGCCATCTTCATTCAAATCTCCGCAATTCCGCATTGAAATACTTGGAAAACAATTTGGTCACATTGAGACGGTCGTCGGGTATCCAAAGAATCTTAAAAATATGAATAGCTTGAAACCAGGCCCAAGAGCCCAGAGGCAATGGCGTGTTGGCACCGTGCACCCCTAACCTATTTGATGAGCTTTGCTCTTGACCCCTCTTCTCATCAACCATAGGCCGGGTATCCGTGTATGCGAGTTCCATCATTCGGAACACTTCCTAAAAATTTTCAAGCCATGCTTCATATCAAGTGTggttagagcaagtccactcgTTAAGGCtgaccggtcaagactattcactgctttttgactttcattttcactatttttcttgaccagtaagatactgttcacaaaagtCACTCTTGGTCACTTTCTGGGTTCGgactggtcaagaaaaatggtagaaatgaaaggcaaaaagcagtgaatagtcttgaccggtcagcctcaacgggtggacttgctttTAACGATATCCATGCCCATGCCCTTAGTGAGGTTAATGACGCTCTTTTCAAGTGAGGCTAACGGTGCCCACACCTATGCCTATGTAAGTGAGGCTAGTGATGTTTTTCAAGCGAGGTTTCAGTACACTGAAAAATGTTATATATTTTTTCAACCCCGTGAGAATCAACCACAAAacttttttaaaaagaaaataaattgtcCTGGAAAATCATTCTCATCCAAAATTGTGGATTTCTATGCCACATAGTTTCTTTGCCAAAATTGCAAGTTCTTAAAAATATTCTCACCCCTAAATAATAATTATTAACTGAATAAAATAGTAGTGAAAATAAAAATCTCGACCCAATTTttctaaaaactaaaaattgagaaaatcataaatAATATTCAGGTCAATATTTTGCGATTTGTCACTTGGAGCAGCTCTTAACAATCATGTTTTGTCAATTGTAagagggagcttctattcatacctccaaagttggcatttggacctcccaatttaatagacctccaacttacttttatagataaccaatttgctatctagacctccctaattttcccacaacgcccatcgtccaataaaatcaataaaaacttaTTCTTTtacgttctattcatacctccaaaatcagtAGTCGAACCTCATTCAATTTTACCCTTCATACAATTAAGctgcacaaaaaataaaaaaatctccaGTTGGTAGTCAATACaatatttttcattaaatcaattgaatatAGAAGCACATTGGTATACTGCTATctgagatgtttagatattactcccaattctcaaaatttttaattaaactgaGTTTTTGGATACAAAGTTTTCATTACTTAATTATGATTTACGTACAGTCGGTACAGATGCCCGTACTGAAAGTGGTCATGGTGTTCCAAAGCCGGTCCAACATAATGCTCCTTAGCTTGGAGAGAGACACATATTTACTAATTGCTTCGATTTGGAAAAAAAGCGCAAGCAGCAATATAATAGGCAATGCACAGCTTAGAATTTTGCGAATGCATACTGTTTGTAAAGGTAAgaagaaactttttttttttttttgtctatgaGCTGTGACCTATTGGTTATCTAGAATAATCGATATTCACAGTTTCAGACCTCACTGACATTATGGGAGGGGAGGGGAGGGGAGGGGAGGGGAGGGGTGGggtggggttaaaaaaaaaggtttttttttttccccctctcttatgtccttattggtaatttggCATGAGTTAACAAAATCAACTATAatttggaaaaagagagaggtacaaataccaattttggaggtatgaataaaaaCTCTCATTGTAAGATTATTGCACAAGagattttcaataaaaaaaagaggttgACAAATTTAACACTTTACACGTGCTATGTGGTAATTATGACATGTCAGACCTtgtcaacatttttttttattacagtACTCTTATGTCATAATCTCACCCCATTAGTAATATATGATTTTCAGGAGCTAGTTCAAGTGGCCGGAGAACAAAAATTTCGAGCTTCATTCACTTTATGTCTTTATATTAGTGAACGgtatttgaaatgaaatatGGAGATGGAAAGCCAATCCGTCACTTTCCTTTGTCCTCTTTCCATCCAAAAAGGCAAAAAGCAAAGTATTTTCGCACCAGTGTTTCTTTTAGGCGATTGGGCGAGTCTCTTCTTCCGTGGAATCCAAAACAAAGTGGCGAAATTTCACAATGTCCCTCTCACCAATGAATTTCAACACAAGTAAAGCCATCAACGATAATTCCTTGTCCAATAAGTAAAGTTCACCATTAGGACGTCCCATTGGTCACTCGCCAGCATTACCACAAGTCTCTCCTCCAACTGACCCCATTATTAAATGCTTGAAGTGTGTGcccaaaaaataaacaaatgtaTGGAAGTGACAAGAAAAACGATGGAAAGTCGTGCCGCGTTGCCGACTGCAAAATGATCACTTTATGATAATATTAATTATTATTCCACTAAAAATAGCCAACAAAtttccttttaattttgattctttGATTGCTTGGTTACTAGGGGTTTCAaccacacaaacaaaaacaagtcaACTGAGAGGGATTTGATTCTGATTTGAACACAATATTTGTTAATTCCCAATTTAGATAAAATATATCAGGAAGCCGAAAAACAAAATATTTCCATTCAAATTCATTAAAATTTaaaagtaattttgggaaataaatcaaaataacagATTTAAATAAGATTTTTTTTGGCAGCAAATCAAAATGACAACTCTACGAAGATAAACAAAATCCCTAAacattcaaacaaaaaaaaaaatccccaatagaaatctgaaaaaaaaaaaaaaaggcgtaTTGGtgaaaattcaaaaaataaaaacaaaggagaAAACGACGGCGTATGGGACACTACGTGTCCCCGAACGGCCATATAGTAACAACCGACCAGAATCCGTGCAGCTTAGGATGTAactgtattttgaaatattcctACAAAAGAAAACACAAAGATACTCTCTCTAGTCTTCCACCTCCGCTGCACGTTGCAAATTTCATTAATACCATCTAtgtcctccttctcctcctatCTATCCTCCTTATTGCGCGGTTTTTGATTTTGACGAAACGCGCAGTAAACGCTATAATCACTCTCCATTATAATTTCTCATAACCAGCTCAACTAATTAATAAAAACCGcgtttctgtttctgttttggTTCATATCGATCCTCGGCAACCGCCAAACCAGCcggtttttgggttttgcatttCGTCTTCGATcttcacactctctctctctgtcaatcATCCCGCAACTCTAATCGAAATTGTTGTCTCTCAATCCCAAAACAAAGCCCCAGAGCATGGCAGTTGACTACTACGCTGTTCTGAAGTTGACCCGGAACGCGAACCAGGAGGACGTGAAGAAGGCGTACAAGAGGTTGGCCATGAAGTGGCACCCGGATAAGAACCCGGTCGACCACAAGGAGGCGGAGGCCAAGTTCAAGCAAGTATGTGAGGCCTACGATGTGCTCAGTGATCCGCAGAAGCGTCAGATCTACGACGTGTACGGCGAGGAGGGGCTGAATGATGAGGTTGAGTTTGatgtggcggcgccgccgccgccgccgaggAGGTCGGAGCCGGATGATATTTTTAATGAGTTTTTCGAGGACCAGAATAGCTGGCAGAGGGCGTTTAAGAAGACTTGT belongs to Rosa chinensis cultivar Old Blush chromosome 4, RchiOBHm-V2, whole genome shotgun sequence and includes:
- the LOC112196830 gene encoding uncharacterized protein LOC112196830 encodes the protein MEIFNKYKAVKLRSHLEKYLVADEDQKTVRQSRRGSNSRNARWTVELVENKPHVIRLKSCYGLYLTATDMAFLLGATGEKVLQTEADRLCDWKFEFEPIKDGFQIKFRTWCGKYLRANGGPPPWRNTVTHDDPTTSSTRNWILFDVEGAEVPVSESVTDFLLSQQSSFSSFNSDEIDNGTEYGSPMAVFSPRSPKTSSVFSKRSFFSARSPWNSPKVSSKQLLLQQTNSNKFRIGMELFLNAKAVRLRSHHDKYLLAEEDEESVTQDRNGSSKTAKWTVELVPGSDSVIRLKSCFGKYLTASNQPFLLGMTGRKVLQTLPRRLDSSVEWEPVRDRNQVRLKTRYGNFLRANGGLPPWRNSVTHDVPHRTATQDWVLWEVDIVEIQVQSPAGRPAGPPPLPHSDSLDFESSSPSAASVKSSASFARQESNDSFVESPPKAEGRTIYYHIVEDNGDVADEAVQGYSMIFKGNGVEELTRKLEEETGIEGLVVCARSPLNGQLFPLRLQLPPNNVTMHVVVILSSSKAAQDLEKKGLL
- the LOC112199943 gene encoding LEAF RUST 10 DISEASE-RESISTANCE LOCUS RECEPTOR-LIKE PROTEIN KINASE-like 1.5, with amino-acid sequence MPPSLAACVFFFFSVLGLISSVHSHLCSPHHQSLCPTFTSTPPFPFSFSPGCGHPSFQIKCYANHSIITINNLAFSLLHYEPNSTSLLLSPYITNSTIKAKSLSTSNCSSPHFLSIPSRSINLSSSPFRFSDGSCNRLSVLKPCSPPNLPNCSHCPWECKLIKSPVKLLPGCGSSRSSVPNQGCQDDVLGYLDNFLQLGIELEWDEAQDSYFSSCRDCEANSGICGFNSSDPSRQFLCLHTKAQLSPPWISKHNPHRVAILCSVLAVTCLMVMASVSLAIIRSRRRLHSSATEEDPTTLFLQRHRSASLLPPVFTYEELESSTNKFDTKRKIGDGGFGSVYLGQLYDSRVVAVKYLHKPHHSAASGKAFSNKCFCNEILILSSIDHPNLVKLHGYCSDPRGLLLVYDYVPNGTLADHLHGPKSLYRKGSMTWQVRVDIALQTAMVMEYLHFSVVPPVVHRDITSSNIFVERDMRIKVGDFGLSRLLVFPETTSSSSGYVWTGPQGTPGYLDPDYHRSFRLTDKSDVYSFGVVLLELISGQKAVDQRRDKRELALADMMVSKIQMGLLHQVVDPVLIVDGNVTDGVDVAAELAFRCVAAEKDDRPDAREVVQELRRIRGRIRGISRASSSNVIGADVAKS